One Halodesulfurarchaeum sp. HSR-GB genomic window carries:
- a CDS encoding DNA polymerase sliding clamp, with amino-acid sequence MSASAETSDTSTVSPFEIITTIGVLKPFIEEALTLVDEAKMFVEENSLQIREADAANVGMVDASLDTSVFESYNGESHQDLVLGIDLEQFSDVLSQGDHNDTIHLVLDPETRKLTASFNDSLEFTMALLDPDTIRSSPDLPDMDLNGRAELKGRQLNRAIRAADMVSDYLQIGFPDTSDELYFHAEGDTDDMHLDLSEDDEGIEEVSRDVEEMYAIYSLDYLKDLKANMGPRDDITLLLGDDFPVKFHVDKPDNDALDITYMLAPRIEDSNT; translated from the coding sequence ATGTCAGCTAGCGCAGAAACCAGTGACACCAGCACAGTATCGCCCTTTGAAATCATCACAACGATCGGGGTGCTCAAGCCGTTCATCGAAGAAGCACTCACGCTCGTCGACGAAGCCAAGATGTTCGTCGAAGAAAACTCCCTCCAAATCCGCGAGGCAGATGCCGCCAACGTCGGTATGGTAGATGCCTCACTCGACACAAGCGTTTTCGAATCATACAATGGTGAGTCCCATCAAGACCTCGTCCTTGGTATTGATCTCGAACAGTTTAGTGACGTCCTTAGTCAGGGCGATCACAACGATACGATTCATCTTGTACTGGATCCGGAAACGAGGAAGCTAACCGCATCGTTCAACGACTCGCTCGAATTCACTATGGCGCTACTGGATCCTGACACCATCCGCTCAAGTCCCGATCTCCCGGATATGGACCTCAATGGCCGAGCTGAGTTGAAAGGACGTCAACTCAACCGTGCAATTCGTGCAGCCGACATGGTATCCGATTACCTTCAAATCGGTTTCCCAGACACCAGTGATGAACTCTACTTCCATGCAGAGGGAGATACTGATGACATGCATCTGGACTTGAGCGAAGACGATGAAGGGATCGAAGAGGTTTCCAGAGACGTCGAAGAGATGTACGCGATTTACAGCCTCGACTATCTCAAGGACCTGAAGGCCAATATGGGACCGAGAGACGACATCACATTACTCCTCGGAGACGACTTCCCCGTCAAATTCCACGTCGACAAACCCGACAACGACGCCCTCGATATCACGTACATGCTCGCCCCGCGAATCGAGGATTCTAACACCTAG